A DNA window from Streptomyces bacillaris contains the following coding sequences:
- a CDS encoding ABC transporter substrate-binding protein, which translates to MGEAVQRRFTVLTAVVAALGMTATLSGCGEDSGTGDVTLKLVAADYGTSAANSSEKYWSGLVAGFEKANPGIKVEVNVLSWKDVDRKVAEMVKEGKAPDIAQIGAYADFAKADKLYSVDQMVSIRTQANFLPSLTDAGKVDGTLYGLPFVASTRLLFYNEKLFDQAGLKAPKTWDDIQSGAAALKAQGVKYPFALPLGQEEAQAETMMWLLSNSGGYVDDVGLYDIDSAQNIATFTWLRDNLVGKGLTGPVAPGKLDRAKAFEAFTKGEVGMLNGHPTLMEEAEAKGVKVGMVPLPGAEGPTKGSMGVADWMMGFKQNGNRQAIGKFFDYAYSDENVLAFADEYDLLPVTGSASAEMETDNKHVKLREFLAALPNSQLPPFGKTSWATVSESVKKNIGEAVAPGGSPERVLGSIAAEATRAESAE; encoded by the coding sequence ATGGGCGAGGCTGTGCAGCGGCGCTTTACGGTTCTGACCGCGGTGGTTGCCGCGCTGGGTATGACGGCAACGTTGTCGGGCTGCGGGGAGGACAGCGGCACGGGCGACGTCACCCTGAAGCTGGTCGCCGCCGACTACGGCACGAGCGCGGCCAACAGCTCCGAGAAGTACTGGAGCGGCCTCGTGGCCGGCTTCGAGAAGGCGAACCCCGGCATCAAGGTCGAGGTCAACGTCCTCTCCTGGAAGGACGTCGACCGCAAGGTCGCCGAGATGGTCAAGGAGGGCAAGGCCCCCGACATCGCGCAGATCGGCGCCTACGCCGACTTCGCCAAGGCCGACAAGCTCTACAGCGTCGACCAGATGGTCTCCATCCGCACCCAGGCCAACTTCCTGCCCTCCCTCACGGACGCGGGCAAGGTCGACGGCACGCTGTACGGGCTCCCGTTCGTCGCCAGCACCCGGCTGCTCTTCTACAACGAGAAGCTCTTCGACCAGGCGGGCCTCAAGGCCCCCAAGACCTGGGACGACATCCAGAGCGGGGCCGCCGCGCTCAAGGCCCAGGGGGTGAAGTACCCCTTCGCCCTCCCGCTCGGCCAGGAGGAGGCCCAGGCCGAGACCATGATGTGGCTGCTCAGCAACAGCGGCGGTTACGTCGACGACGTCGGCCTGTACGACATCGACTCGGCCCAGAACATCGCCACGTTCACCTGGCTCCGCGACAACCTCGTCGGCAAGGGCCTCACCGGCCCGGTCGCCCCGGGCAAGCTGGACCGGGCGAAGGCCTTCGAGGCGTTCACCAAGGGCGAGGTCGGCATGCTCAACGGCCACCCCACGCTGATGGAGGAGGCCGAGGCCAAGGGCGTCAAGGTCGGCATGGTGCCGCTGCCCGGCGCCGAGGGCCCGACCAAGGGGTCGATGGGCGTCGCCGACTGGATGATGGGCTTCAAGCAGAACGGCAACCGCCAGGCGATCGGCAAGTTCTTCGACTACGCCTACTCCGACGAGAACGTGCTCGCCTTCGCCGACGAGTACGACCTGCTCCCGGTGACCGGCAGCGCCTCCGCCGAGATGGAGACCGACAACAAGCACGTGAAGCTGCGCGAGTTCCTGGCCGCGCTGCCCAACTCCCAGCTGCCCCCCTTCGGCAAGACGTCCTGGGCGACGGTGAGCGAGTCGGTCAAGAAGAACATCGGCGAGGCGGTCGCCCCCGGCGGCAGCCCGGAGCGGGTGCTCGGCTCGATAGCGGCCGAGGCGACGCGGGCGGAGAGCGCGGAGTAG
- a CDS encoding ROK family protein yields MKAALVGTDGTLLHEARRATGRKRGADAVVETILAFAAELRAYGEEHLGETAVAAGVAVPGIVDAEKGIAVYSANLGWRDVPMRALLGERLGGIPVALGHDVRTGGLAEGRIGAGRGADRFLFMPLGTGIAGAIGIGSTIEAGAHGYAGEIGHIVVRPDGPECHCGQRGCLETLASASAVTRAWAAASGDPEADAADCAKAVESGDPAAIAVWRDAVDALAAGLVTALTLLDPRTLIIGGGLAEAGETLFTPLRAAVEERVTFQKLPHIVPAALGDTAGCLGAGLLAWDLLSTEVSA; encoded by the coding sequence ATGAAGGCCGCGCTGGTCGGGACCGACGGCACGCTGCTCCACGAGGCGCGGCGGGCCACCGGCCGGAAGCGCGGCGCCGACGCGGTCGTCGAGACCATCCTCGCGTTCGCCGCGGAGCTGCGCGCCTACGGCGAGGAGCACCTCGGCGAGACCGCCGTCGCCGCCGGGGTCGCCGTGCCCGGCATCGTCGACGCCGAGAAGGGGATCGCGGTCTACTCCGCCAACCTCGGCTGGCGTGACGTACCGATGCGCGCCCTGCTCGGTGAGCGGCTCGGCGGGATCCCGGTCGCCCTCGGCCACGACGTCCGCACCGGCGGGCTCGCCGAGGGCCGCATCGGCGCCGGACGGGGTGCCGACCGCTTCCTGTTCATGCCGCTGGGCACCGGGATAGCCGGGGCCATCGGCATCGGGAGCACCATCGAGGCGGGTGCCCACGGGTACGCGGGCGAGATCGGCCACATCGTGGTCCGCCCCGACGGCCCCGAGTGCCACTGCGGGCAGCGCGGCTGTCTGGAGACCCTGGCCTCCGCCTCCGCGGTGACCCGGGCCTGGGCCGCCGCCTCCGGCGACCCCGAGGCGGACGCCGCGGACTGCGCCAAGGCCGTCGAGTCCGGCGATCCGGCGGCGATCGCCGTCTGGCGGGACGCGGTCGACGCGCTCGCCGCCGGGCTCGTCACCGCGCTCACCCTGCTGGACCCGCGCACGCTCATCATCGGTGGCGGGCTGGCGGAGGCCGGGGAAACCTTGTTCACACCACTGCGTGCGGCCGTCGAGGAACGCGTCACGTTCCAGAAGCTGCCCCACATCGTCCCGGCGGCCCTCGGGGACACCGCCGGATGCCTGGGCGCGGGGCTGCTCGCCTGGGATCTACTCTCCACGGAGGTTTCCGCCTGA
- the nagA gene encoding N-acetylglucosamine-6-phosphate deacetylase, with amino-acid sequence MAGRAADSTVLAGARVVLPTGTVEDGRVTVESTRISGTAPEDARVVDLTGHWVVPGFVDMHNHGGGGASFTSGTAAQVLDGIRTHREHGTTTLVGSMVTGEMDFLVRQAGILSELVEQGDLAGLHFEGPFISPCRKGAHSEQLLRYPDPAEVRKLVDAGRGTARMVTLATELPGGIDSVRLLADLGVIAAIGHTDATYAQTVEAIEAGATVATHLFNAMPPIAHREPGPITALLEDDRITVELINDGTHLHPAVLELAYRHKGAGRVALITDAMDAAGFGDGEYQLGPLAVEVRDGVARLVEGGSIAGSTLTLDTAFRRAVTIDRIPVEDVVRSISANPARLLGVDDRVGSLEPGKDADLVVLDEDFVLAGVMRKGEWIIEPKTA; translated from the coding sequence ATGGCCGGACGCGCAGCAGACAGCACGGTCCTCGCGGGCGCCCGGGTGGTCCTTCCCACCGGGACCGTGGAGGACGGCCGGGTGACCGTCGAGTCCACCCGGATCTCCGGCACCGCTCCCGAGGACGCCCGGGTCGTCGACCTCACCGGCCACTGGGTGGTCCCCGGCTTCGTCGACATGCACAACCACGGCGGCGGCGGGGCCTCCTTCACCTCCGGCACCGCGGCCCAGGTCCTCGACGGCATCCGTACGCACCGCGAGCACGGCACCACCACCCTGGTCGGCTCCATGGTCACCGGCGAGATGGACTTCCTCGTCCGGCAGGCCGGGATCCTCTCCGAGCTGGTCGAACAGGGCGACCTGGCCGGCCTCCACTTCGAGGGCCCGTTCATCTCGCCCTGCCGCAAGGGCGCCCACAGCGAGCAGCTGCTGCGCTACCCGGACCCGGCCGAGGTCCGCAAGCTGGTCGACGCCGGACGCGGCACCGCCCGGATGGTGACCCTCGCCACCGAGCTGCCCGGCGGCATCGACTCCGTCCGGCTCCTCGCCGACCTCGGGGTGATCGCCGCGATCGGCCACACCGACGCCACGTACGCGCAGACCGTCGAGGCGATCGAGGCGGGCGCCACCGTCGCCACGCACCTGTTCAACGCGATGCCCCCCATCGCCCACCGCGAGCCCGGCCCGATCACCGCGCTCCTGGAGGACGACCGGATCACCGTCGAGCTGATCAACGACGGTACGCATCTGCACCCGGCGGTCCTGGAGCTGGCCTACCGCCACAAGGGCGCCGGCCGGGTCGCGCTGATCACCGACGCGATGGACGCGGCCGGGTTCGGCGACGGCGAGTACCAGCTCGGCCCGCTCGCCGTCGAGGTCCGCGACGGCGTCGCCCGGCTGGTGGAGGGCGGCTCCATCGCGGGCTCGACCCTCACGCTGGACACCGCGTTCCGCCGGGCCGTCACCATCGACCGGATCCCGGTGGAGGACGTCGTACGGTCCATCTCGGCCAACCCCGCCCGCCTCCTCGGCGTCGACGACCGGGTCGGTTCGCTGGAGCCGGGCAAGGACGCGGACCTGGTGGTGCTCGACGAGGACTTCGTCCTGGCGGGCGTCATGCGCAAGGGCGAGTGGATCATCGAGCCGAAGACGGCGTGA
- a CDS encoding 1-phosphofructokinase family hexose kinase has product MILTVTLNTALDVTYTVDALVPHRSHRVGEVVERPGGKGLNVARVLGALGHDTVVTGFVGGATGAVLRDLLAPLPPRDALVRVAGNTRRTLAITDRSTGDTTQLNEPGPQVGAAEWAAFLRTYGELVADADAVALCGSLPPGIHVGAYAELIRTARAAGVPVLLDTSGEPLRRGIAARPDLVKPNADELARLTGFREPLRAARDARRRGAHAVIASLGPEGLLAETPEGGWRAAPPTPVRGNPTGAGDSAVAGLLSALAEGLDWPGRLARAVALSTATVLAPAAGEFDAAAYAELLPRVTVEPYAAAS; this is encoded by the coding sequence GTGATACTGACCGTCACGCTGAACACCGCGCTCGACGTGACCTACACCGTCGACGCGCTCGTCCCGCACCGCAGCCACCGGGTCGGCGAGGTCGTCGAACGCCCCGGCGGCAAGGGCCTCAACGTCGCCCGGGTCCTCGGCGCGCTCGGCCACGACACCGTGGTCACCGGCTTCGTCGGCGGGGCCACCGGAGCCGTCCTGCGCGACCTCCTCGCCCCGCTCCCGCCCCGCGACGCGCTCGTCCGGGTCGCCGGGAACACCCGCCGCACGCTCGCGATCACCGACCGGTCGACCGGCGACACCACCCAGCTCAACGAGCCCGGACCGCAGGTCGGCGCCGCCGAGTGGGCCGCCTTCCTGCGGACGTACGGGGAACTCGTCGCGGACGCCGACGCGGTCGCCCTCTGCGGTTCGCTGCCGCCCGGCATCCATGTCGGGGCGTACGCGGAGCTGATCCGGACCGCCCGCGCCGCCGGCGTACCCGTCCTCCTGGACACCAGCGGCGAACCCCTGCGCCGGGGCATCGCCGCCCGCCCCGACCTGGTCAAGCCGAACGCGGACGAGCTGGCCCGGCTGACCGGCTTCCGCGAACCGCTCCGCGCCGCCCGGGACGCCCGCCGCCGCGGGGCCCACGCGGTGATCGCCTCCCTGGGGCCCGAGGGGCTCCTCGCCGAGACCCCGGAGGGCGGCTGGCGGGCCGCCCCGCCCACGCCCGTCCGCGGCAACCCGACCGGAGCGGGCGACTCCGCGGTGGCCGGGCTGCTCTCCGCCCTGGCCGAGGGGCTCGACTGGCCCGGCCGGCTCGCCCGCGCGGTGGCCCTGTCGACGGCGACGGTCCTGGCCCCGGCGGCCGGCGAGTTCGACGCGGCGGCCTACGCGGAGCTGCTGCCGCGCGTGACGGTGGAGCCGTACGCCGCCGCATCCTGA
- a CDS encoding CBM35 domain-containing protein produces MTAGNNGASKPEDDDPFGYLYADGQAAGAQPPGQGGYGYPGPAAQPGVPRTSYNQVRAVGERQYGQQQAPPQPGYGYPPQQAYGQQPAPQYHQPNPQYAAPETYPGGAPTAHRGPAQDGGGSGGRGGPNTKALLIAAVAVVAVVLIGIGAALLSGNDGDKDKKNEAASSEGPAGEAKESDKAKEPEKKPEESPALELPKQDAATLTLGGSTTVESSVEGAQGVNGTYVTGFNNVGSSVTWKANMPTEGSYRLTVRYAIPAVDANATLTVNGKPNSQPIGLKNFINSSDTNLEKNWQTTWAPVDLKKGENEIKISCEDGNQCDVVLDWLEVTQK; encoded by the coding sequence ATGACGGCCGGGAACAACGGCGCGAGCAAGCCCGAGGACGACGATCCGTTCGGCTACCTGTACGCGGACGGACAGGCGGCAGGCGCCCAGCCGCCTGGACAGGGCGGCTACGGCTACCCGGGTCCGGCCGCGCAGCCCGGCGTGCCGAGAACGTCGTACAACCAGGTGCGGGCCGTCGGCGAGCGCCAGTACGGGCAGCAGCAGGCGCCCCCGCAGCCCGGGTACGGCTACCCGCCCCAGCAGGCCTACGGCCAGCAGCCCGCCCCCCAGTACCACCAGCCGAACCCGCAGTACGCCGCCCCCGAGACCTACCCGGGCGGCGCGCCCACCGCGCACCGCGGCCCGGCGCAGGACGGCGGCGGTTCCGGCGGCCGGGGCGGCCCCAACACCAAGGCGCTGCTGATCGCGGCGGTCGCCGTGGTCGCGGTCGTCCTCATCGGCATCGGCGCCGCGCTGCTCTCGGGCAACGACGGCGACAAGGACAAGAAGAACGAGGCCGCGTCGTCGGAGGGCCCCGCCGGTGAGGCGAAGGAGTCCGACAAGGCGAAGGAGCCGGAGAAGAAGCCCGAGGAGAGCCCGGCCCTCGAACTGCCGAAGCAGGACGCGGCGACGCTGACGCTGGGCGGCTCGACCACGGTGGAAAGCTCGGTCGAAGGGGCCCAGGGGGTCAACGGCACGTACGTCACCGGGTTCAACAACGTCGGTTCCTCGGTGACCTGGAAGGCGAACATGCCGACCGAGGGCTCGTACCGCCTCACCGTGCGCTACGCCATCCCGGCCGTCGACGCCAACGCCACCCTGACGGTCAACGGGAAGCCGAACTCCCAGCCGATCGGGCTGAAGAACTTCATCAACTCCTCGGACACGAACCTGGAGAAGAACTGGCAGACCACCTGGGCGCCGGTCGACCTCAAGAAGGGCGAGAACGAGATCAAGATCTCGTGCGAGGACGGCAACCAGTGCGACGTGGTCCTCGACTGGCTGGAAGTCACGCAGAAGTAG
- the cdgB gene encoding diguanylate cyclase CdgB encodes MEAESEPYVRLATMRQLHQAVADLNTARSLADTLQTVADGIVTGLGYELGCVNLVRPDGDLVIAAFAGNAAAEALITGRVGSRASWERRLSMGEAWDQLRFIPHTEGWVLLDDDVPQWHTEGPEPRFEDEWHPLDRLYAPMYASGGGRDLLGVISVDRPRNGRRPGAWGREALQMYASQAAIAISNARLRANMQRALVRLEREQQALRASEESFRQAFEYAPSGMAIAEMGGDQHGRLLRTNDALCRLFGRPASVLRRYSFADLVHPEDIGTLLRTSAEGGRAELRLSRRDGTYLWVSLRNSVVADTADGPRFLLTHVEDIEERKRHELNLAHRASHDALTGLPNSAELKSRIGARLCERPNSPAATAIEALDAAYGDVESSLTHSYQPDGYEGEAVPGGGLYDHHVHALAPDAEHDDGTKGLAVLFCDLDGFKSINDRFGHHTGDAVLIEVARRLSTCVRDGDTVARLGGDEFVVLADGLGAADAADLAVRLRNAIIPPIRVDGRAVRVGASFGIGWAECGMSVEEVLRSADQRMYVEKRSRSKVHRRAG; translated from the coding sequence ATGGAGGCCGAGTCGGAACCCTATGTCCGCCTTGCGACCATGCGGCAGCTGCACCAGGCCGTCGCTGATCTCAACACGGCGCGGAGTCTGGCGGACACGCTGCAGACCGTGGCGGACGGCATCGTCACCGGTCTCGGCTACGAGCTGGGCTGCGTCAACCTGGTCCGGCCCGACGGCGACCTCGTCATCGCCGCCTTCGCGGGCAACGCCGCCGCCGAGGCCCTGATCACCGGCCGCGTCGGCTCCCGCGCCTCCTGGGAGCGCCGCCTCTCCATGGGCGAGGCATGGGACCAGTTGAGGTTCATCCCGCACACCGAGGGCTGGGTCCTGCTCGACGACGACGTACCGCAGTGGCACACCGAGGGGCCCGAGCCCCGGTTCGAGGACGAGTGGCACCCGCTGGACCGCCTCTACGCCCCGATGTACGCCTCCGGGGGCGGCCGGGACCTCCTGGGGGTCATATCCGTCGACCGGCCGCGCAACGGGCGCCGCCCCGGCGCGTGGGGGCGCGAGGCGCTCCAGATGTACGCCTCCCAGGCCGCCATTGCGATCAGCAACGCTCGCCTGCGAGCAAACATGCAGCGCGCGCTGGTCCGGCTGGAGCGGGAGCAGCAGGCGCTGCGGGCGAGCGAGGAGTCCTTCCGACAGGCCTTCGAGTACGCGCCCAGCGGCATGGCCATCGCGGAGATGGGCGGCGACCAGCACGGCCGGCTGCTGCGCACCAACGACGCCCTGTGCCGGCTGTTCGGCCGCCCCGCCTCCGTACTGCGCCGCTACTCCTTCGCCGACCTCGTCCACCCCGAGGACATCGGCACCCTGCTGCGCACCTCCGCCGAGGGCGGCCGGGCGGAGCTGCGGCTGAGCCGCCGGGACGGCACGTACCTCTGGGTCTCGCTGCGGAACTCCGTCGTCGCGGACACCGCCGACGGCCCGCGCTTCCTCCTCACCCACGTCGAGGACATCGAGGAGCGCAAGCGCCACGAGCTGAACCTCGCCCACCGCGCCTCGCACGACGCGCTCACCGGCCTGCCCAACAGCGCCGAGCTGAAGTCCCGCATCGGCGCCCGGCTCTGCGAACGCCCGAACTCCCCGGCGGCGACCGCGATCGAGGCGCTGGACGCGGCGTACGGGGACGTCGAGTCGTCGCTCACCCACAGCTACCAGCCCGACGGGTACGAGGGGGAGGCGGTGCCCGGCGGCGGGCTCTACGACCACCATGTGCACGCCCTCGCCCCCGACGCGGAGCACGACGACGGGACGAAGGGGCTCGCGGTCCTCTTCTGCGACCTCGACGGCTTCAAGTCCATCAACGACCGCTTCGGGCACCACACGGGGGACGCGGTGCTCATCGAGGTCGCGCGGCGGCTCTCCACCTGCGTCCGGGACGGCGATACGGTCGCCCGGCTCGGAGGTGACGAATTCGTCGTTCTCGCGGACGGCCTCGGGGCGGCGGACGCCGCTGACCTGGCCGTACGTCTCAGAAATGCCATCATTCCGCCCATAAGGGTCGATGGGCGCGCCGTCCGGGTCGGGGCGAGCTTCGGCATCGGCTGGGCCGAGTGCGGGATGAGCGTGGAAGAGGTCCTGCGCTCCGCCGACCAGCGGATGTACGTCGAGAAGCGGTCGCGGTCCAAGGTTCACCGCAGGGCCGGCTGA
- a CDS encoding flavin reductase family protein, whose amino-acid sequence MLQKTPATPRPETVPPAGGAGDAPHAEGAGAAPHAEGAGAVPHAEGVSNDEFRAALARLAAGVVLVTAQEPPLDEEGRGEDVGMTATAFMSVSLDPPLVMVSLRNGSRMDDLLDEQPLWAVSVLAASQRHIAGRFAMKGRISDRLLFQDLAYVRGGVSHAPLIGGALATLECRTEQRVVAGDHTLVIGRVLTAELPSPEGEPLTYFKGRYRQLG is encoded by the coding sequence GTGCTCCAGAAGACTCCCGCCACCCCGCGCCCCGAGACCGTGCCCCCTGCCGGGGGAGCCGGTGATGCCCCGCATGCCGAGGGAGCCGGTGCCGCCCCGCATGCCGAGGGGGCGGGCGCCGTCCCGCATGCTGAGGGGGTGAGCAACGACGAGTTCCGCGCAGCACTCGCGCGGCTGGCCGCCGGAGTGGTGCTGGTCACCGCCCAGGAGCCGCCGCTCGACGAGGAGGGCCGCGGCGAGGACGTCGGCATGACGGCCACCGCCTTCATGTCCGTCTCCCTGGACCCGCCCCTGGTGATGGTGAGCCTGCGCAACGGCTCCCGGATGGACGACCTGCTCGACGAACAGCCCCTGTGGGCCGTCTCCGTGCTGGCCGCGAGCCAGCGCCACATCGCGGGGCGGTTCGCCATGAAGGGCCGGATCAGCGACCGGCTGCTCTTCCAGGACCTGGCGTACGTACGGGGCGGGGTGAGCCACGCGCCCCTGATCGGCGGGGCGCTGGCGACGCTGGAGTGCCGTACGGAGCAGCGCGTGGTGGCCGGTGACCACACCCTGGTGATCGGGCGCGTGCTGACGGCGGAGCTGCCTAGCCCGGAGGGCGAGCCGCTGACGTACTTCAAGGGGCGTTACCGGCAGTTGGGGTGA
- the arfB gene encoding alternative ribosome rescue aminoacyl-tRNA hydrolase ArfB: MGVMSGPYVIRGSVSLPEAELMWRFSRSSGPGGQHVNTSDSQVELRFDLAATDALPEVWKARALERLAGRLVGGVVSVRASEHRSQWRNRETAAVRLAALLAEATAPPPKPRIKRKIPRGINERRLREKKQRGETKRGRSGRDW; the protein is encoded by the coding sequence ATGGGTGTCATGTCCGGGCCCTATGTCATCCGCGGCTCGGTCTCCCTCCCGGAGGCCGAGCTGATGTGGCGTTTCTCGCGCTCCTCCGGTCCCGGTGGCCAGCACGTCAACACCAGTGACTCCCAGGTGGAGCTGCGCTTCGACCTCGCCGCGACCGACGCGCTCCCCGAGGTGTGGAAGGCGCGGGCGCTGGAGCGGCTGGCGGGGAGGCTGGTGGGCGGAGTCGTCTCCGTACGGGCGTCGGAGCACCGCTCCCAGTGGCGCAACCGCGAGACGGCCGCCGTCCGGCTCGCCGCGCTCCTGGCCGAGGCCACCGCGCCGCCGCCCAAGCCGCGCATCAAGCGGAAGATCCCGCGCGGGATCAACGAGCGCAGGCTGCGCGAGAAGAAGCAGCGCGGCGAGACCAAGCGGGGCCGCTCGGGCCGGGACTGGTAG
- a CDS encoding TerD family protein, producing the protein MAVSLSKGGNVSLTKEAPGLTAVTVGLGWDVRTTTGTDFDLDASAIAVNAAGKVVSDAHFVFFNNKSTPDQTIVHTGDNVTGEGEGDDEQINVNLAGLPADVDKIVFPVSIYDAESRSQNFGQVRNAFIRILNQAGGAEIARYDLSEDAATETAMVFGELYRNGAEWKFRAVGQGYASGLSGIARDFGVNL; encoded by the coding sequence ATGGCTGTAAGCCTGTCCAAGGGCGGCAACGTCTCGCTCACCAAGGAGGCCCCGGGCCTGACCGCCGTCACGGTCGGCCTCGGCTGGGACGTCCGCACCACCACCGGCACCGACTTCGACCTCGACGCCTCGGCGATCGCGGTCAACGCGGCCGGCAAGGTCGTCTCCGACGCCCACTTCGTCTTCTTCAACAACAAGTCGACGCCGGACCAGACCATCGTGCACACCGGTGACAACGTCACGGGTGAGGGCGAGGGTGACGACGAGCAGATCAACGTCAACCTGGCGGGCCTGCCTGCCGACGTGGACAAGATCGTCTTCCCGGTCTCGATCTACGACGCCGAGAGCCGCAGCCAGAACTTCGGCCAGGTGCGCAACGCCTTCATCCGCATCCTCAACCAGGCCGGCGGCGCCGAGATCGCCCGCTACGACCTGAGCGAGGACGCCGCCACCGAGACCGCCATGGTCTTCGGCGAGCTGTACCGCAACGGTGCCGAGTGGAAGTTCCGCGCGGTCGGCCAGGGTTACGCCTCCGGCCTCAGCGGCATCGCCCGCGACTTCGGCGTCAACCTCTGA
- a CDS encoding M1 family metallopeptidase gives MNRRTPAATPLALLLALALLGAGCTGGVEGTPGAAGLRDPYFPGLGNGGYDVTHYSLKLDIGPSADDKRRPADEKRPADDKRGPADGTSSPSAQPSDRPADRLRGTATITARATQDLSAFHLDLAGLDVESATVEGRPAAVNRAGKELIIRPGSAVEDRLRKGRTFTTVVRYSGSPQTITDPDGSKEGWLRTADGAVALGEPTGSMAWFPGNHHPSDKATYDIEVTVPDPLTAVSNGELISRRTEDGRTTYHWRTAEPMASYLATLAVGRFSTHQSATPDGIRLFTAVDPESEAASEEVLDGIPAVLAWSAEKFGPYPFTSAGAIVERTGDAEYALETQNRPVFPGPPDTALLVHELAHQWFGNSVTPKSWRDMWLNEGFATYAEWLWAADHDDVPVEESFDEAYEDGANWAFPPAGPPSAADISEAPVYGRGAMVVHRLRLAIDDDEAFFDLVRGWTETHRHGNASTDDFTAYVEEETGEDLTELWDDWLYGESRPPVED, from the coding sequence GTGAACCGCCGCACCCCCGCCGCCACCCCGCTCGCCCTGCTCCTCGCCCTCGCCCTCCTCGGCGCGGGCTGCACCGGAGGCGTCGAGGGCACCCCGGGCGCGGCCGGGCTCCGCGACCCGTACTTCCCGGGGCTCGGCAACGGCGGCTACGACGTCACCCACTACAGCCTCAAGCTCGACATCGGCCCCTCCGCCGACGACAAGCGCCGCCCCGCCGACGAAAAGCGCCCCGCCGACGACAAGCGCGGCCCCGCCGACGGCACGAGCAGCCCGTCCGCCCAGCCGTCCGACCGCCCCGCCGACCGGCTGCGCGGTACCGCCACCATCACCGCCCGCGCCACCCAGGACCTGAGCGCCTTCCACCTCGACCTGGCCGGGCTGGACGTCGAGAGCGCCACCGTGGAGGGGCGGCCGGCGGCCGTGAACCGGGCGGGCAAGGAGCTGATCATCCGTCCGGGCTCCGCCGTGGAGGACCGGTTGCGCAAGGGGCGCACGTTCACCACCGTCGTGCGCTACTCCGGCTCCCCGCAGACCATCACCGACCCGGACGGGTCGAAGGAGGGCTGGCTGCGGACGGCGGACGGGGCGGTCGCCCTCGGGGAGCCGACCGGCTCCATGGCCTGGTTCCCCGGCAACCACCACCCGAGCGACAAGGCCACGTACGACATCGAGGTCACCGTTCCCGACCCGCTGACGGCGGTCTCCAACGGCGAGCTGATCTCCCGGCGCACGGAGGACGGCCGTACCACCTACCACTGGCGGACCGCCGAGCCCATGGCGAGCTATCTGGCGACGCTCGCCGTCGGCCGTTTCTCCACCCACCAGTCCGCCACCCCCGACGGCATCCGGCTCTTCACCGCCGTGGACCCGGAGTCGGAGGCCGCGAGCGAAGAGGTGCTGGACGGGATCCCGGCGGTGCTCGCGTGGTCGGCGGAGAAGTTCGGGCCGTACCCCTTCACCTCCGCCGGGGCGATCGTGGAGCGTACGGGCGACGCGGAGTACGCCCTGGAGACCCAGAACCGGCCCGTCTTCCCCGGCCCGCCCGACACCGCGCTCCTCGTCCATGAGCTGGCCCACCAGTGGTTCGGGAACTCCGTCACCCCGAAGAGCTGGCGGGACATGTGGCTCAACGAGGGCTTCGCCACGTACGCGGAGTGGCTCTGGGCCGCCGACCACGACGACGTACCGGTCGAAGAGAGTTTCGACGAGGCGTACGAGGACGGCGCCAACTGGGCCTTCCCGCCCGCCGGACCACCGTCCGCCGCCGATATCTCCGAGGCGCCGGTGTACGGGCGCGGGGCCATGGTCGTCCACCGGCTCAGGCTCGCGATCGACGACGACGAGGCGTTCTTCGACCTGGTCAGGGGGTGGACGGAGACGCACCGGCACGGAAACGCCTCCACCGACGACTTCACCGCGTACGTGGAGGAGGAGACGGGCGAGGACCTGACCGAGCTGTGGGACGACTGGCTGTACGGCGAAAGCCGGCCGCCCGTGGAGGACTGA